A single region of the Streptomyces diastaticus subsp. diastaticus genome encodes:
- a CDS encoding histidine phosphatase family protein: protein MSADEITVVHLMRHGEVENPSGVLYGRLPGYHLSELGRKMADRVAEHLAGRDVTHVAASPLERAQETATPVARAHGLELGSDARLIEAGNVFQGKQFGVGDGALRKPANWRHLTNPFRPSWGEPYIDQVVRMTKALDAAAAAARGHEAVLVSHQLPIWTVRSYVERRRLWHDPRRRQCSLASLTSFTYRGDRIVSVGYSEPARDLVPEHLLPRR, encoded by the coding sequence ATGAGCGCCGACGAGATCACCGTCGTCCATCTGATGCGGCACGGCGAGGTGGAGAACCCCTCCGGGGTCCTGTACGGGCGGCTGCCCGGCTACCACCTCTCCGAGCTGGGCCGGAAGATGGCCGACCGGGTGGCCGAGCATCTCGCGGGCCGCGACGTCACCCACGTCGCCGCCTCCCCGCTGGAGCGGGCGCAGGAGACCGCGACGCCCGTCGCGCGGGCGCACGGGCTGGAGCTCGGGTCGGACGCCCGGCTCATCGAGGCCGGGAACGTCTTCCAGGGCAAGCAGTTCGGGGTCGGGGACGGGGCGCTGCGCAAGCCCGCCAACTGGCGGCACCTGACCAATCCGTTCCGGCCCTCGTGGGGCGAGCCGTACATCGACCAGGTCGTGCGGATGACCAAGGCGCTCGACGCGGCGGCCGCCGCGGCCCGGGGCCATGAGGCGGTGCTGGTCAGCCACCAGCTGCCGATCTGGACCGTGCGCAGTTACGTCGAGCGGCGGAGGCTCTGGCACGACCCGCGGCGGCGGCAGTGTTCGCTCGCCTCTCTCACGTCGTTCACGTACCGAGGGGACCGGATCGTCTCCGTGGGCTACTCCGAGCCCGCCCGGGACCTCGTGCCCGAGCATCTGCTTCCCCGGCGCTGA
- a CDS encoding TlpA family protein disulfide reductase — protein sequence MSAARRAPRSRRVLTRRLSLTAGAAVGALLLTACGEGDGGTTQSGSGANFVAGKDGISKVAKGERKEAPRLKGETLDGGTFDLADHQGKVVVVNVWGSWCPPCRAEASNLVKVAEDTADQGVQFVGLNTRDFNKGPAIAFEKDYEVEYPSIYDPQGKQILRFPRGSLSPQAIPSTVVIDRDGKIAARTLQAVSEKQLRSMIDPVLAEK from the coding sequence ATGAGTGCCGCCCGTCGCGCCCCCCGCTCTCGCCGTGTCCTCACCCGGCGCCTCTCGCTGACCGCCGGAGCCGCCGTCGGCGCCCTGCTGCTCACCGCCTGCGGTGAAGGGGACGGCGGCACCACCCAGAGTGGTTCCGGCGCCAACTTCGTCGCGGGCAAGGACGGCATCTCCAAGGTCGCCAAGGGCGAGCGCAAGGAGGCCCCGCGCCTCAAGGGCGAGACCCTCGACGGCGGCACCTTCGACCTCGCCGACCACCAGGGCAAGGTCGTCGTCGTCAACGTCTGGGGCTCCTGGTGCCCCCCCTGCCGCGCCGAGGCCTCCAACCTGGTCAAGGTCGCCGAGGACACCGCAGACCAGGGGGTCCAGTTCGTCGGCCTCAACACCCGCGACTTCAACAAGGGCCCGGCCATCGCCTTCGAGAAGGACTACGAGGTCGAGTACCCGAGCATCTACGACCCGCAGGGCAAGCAGATCCTGCGCTTCCCGCGCGGCAGCCTCTCGCCGCAGGCCATCCCCTCCACGGTCGTCATCGACCGGGACGGGAAGATCGCGGCCCGCACCCTCCAGGCGGTGAGCGAGAAGCAGCTGCGGTCGATGATCGACCCGGTCCTCGCGGAGAAGTGA
- a CDS encoding cytochrome c biogenesis CcdA family protein: MSALVTASAPEAAALLAAVPNETVQNGALLLALPIALLAGLVSFFSPCVLPLVPGYLSYVTGVSGSDLGEARRGRMALGASLFVLGFTAVFVSGGALFGGIGMTLQEHREIISRVLGALTILLGLFFMGGMSWLTRREFRFHAKPERGLWGAPMLGVLFGIGWTPCMGPTLAAVNNLALYDGSAGRGALLMVVYCLGLGAPFILAAVAFRKALGAFGWIKRHYAWVMRIGGLMLIATGLLLVTGAWDHLVQQMQVWTGGFEVGI; this comes from the coding sequence GTGTCCGCCCTCGTGACCGCCTCGGCTCCCGAGGCCGCCGCTCTCCTCGCGGCCGTGCCGAACGAGACCGTGCAGAACGGCGCCCTGCTGCTGGCCCTGCCGATCGCGCTCCTCGCCGGCCTCGTCTCCTTCTTCTCGCCGTGCGTGCTGCCGCTCGTCCCCGGTTACCTCTCCTACGTCACCGGCGTCAGCGGCAGCGACCTCGGCGAGGCCCGCCGGGGCCGGATGGCGCTCGGTGCCTCCCTCTTCGTGCTCGGCTTCACCGCGGTCTTCGTCTCCGGCGGCGCCCTCTTCGGCGGCATCGGGATGACCCTCCAGGAGCACCGCGAGATCATCTCCCGGGTGCTGGGCGCCCTGACGATCCTGCTCGGCCTCTTCTTCATGGGCGGCATGTCCTGGCTCACCCGCCGGGAGTTCCGCTTCCACGCCAAGCCGGAACGGGGCCTGTGGGGCGCGCCGATGCTCGGCGTGCTCTTCGGCATCGGCTGGACGCCCTGCATGGGCCCGACCCTGGCCGCCGTCAACAACCTCGCCCTCTACGACGGCAGCGCCGGACGGGGCGCACTGCTGATGGTGGTCTACTGCCTGGGGCTGGGCGCCCCCTTCATACTGGCCGCGGTGGCGTTCCGGAAGGCGCTCGGCGCCTTCGGCTGGATCAAGCGGCACTACGCCTGGGTGATGCGGATCGGCGGCCTCATGCTGATCGCCACCGGCCTGCTCCTGGTCACCGGCGCCTGGGACCACCTGGTCCAGCAGATGCAGGTGTGGACCGGCGGCTTCGAGGTGGGGATCTGA
- the resB gene encoding cytochrome c biogenesis protein ResB, which yields MTNSPDPAQADTAPADDRELSEAGSQLSTTPLDAPEEGQSVPGSFGGVRKPGPGGALAWTWRECAGWARWFWRQLTSMRVALILLFLLSFGAIPGSLIPQTGIDELKVEEFREAHETLSPVYDKLGLFNVYSSVWFSAIYILLFVSLIGCIVPRTWQFVGQLRGRPPRAPRRLDRLPAYATWRTEAGPDEVREVALGLLRKRRFRVDRSGDAVSAEKGFLREAGNLVFHVALIVILVAFGVGQLYKYEGGKLIVQGDGFSNTLTQFDDFKPGSLFDTEDLPPFSFTLDKFSGTYEETGPQRGTPRTFEADVTYTESPDAEPRKRTIEVNRPLEVDGSKVYLISHGYAPVVTVRDGRGEVAYKGPVPLLPIDANFTSTGAIKVLDGYRDKDGKKTQLGFNAFFVPTFAGEGKGEMFSQFPALNFPVLALSAYHGSLGVDSGLPQNVYQLDTSKMTEFEDENGELLKQRMLPGETMELPDGMGSITFEKEIEEWASFQVSRQPGSGLALTGAVAAIAGLAGSLFIQRRRVWVRAVRGDDGVTVVEMAGLGRSESAKLPEELAELAGDLHDRAPTAARPAASAADPEPEAVPSEGAEK from the coding sequence GTGACGAACAGCCCCGATCCGGCGCAGGCGGACACCGCCCCCGCGGACGACCGTGAGCTGAGCGAGGCAGGCTCCCAGCTCTCCACCACCCCCCTGGACGCGCCGGAGGAGGGCCAGTCCGTCCCGGGCTCCTTCGGCGGTGTCCGCAAGCCGGGGCCGGGCGGCGCGCTCGCCTGGACCTGGCGGGAGTGCGCGGGCTGGGCCCGCTGGTTCTGGCGGCAGCTCACCTCGATGCGGGTCGCGCTGATCCTGCTCTTCCTGCTCTCCTTCGGCGCGATCCCCGGCTCGCTCATCCCGCAGACCGGCATCGACGAACTGAAGGTCGAGGAGTTCCGCGAGGCGCACGAGACGCTGTCGCCGGTCTACGACAAGCTCGGCCTCTTCAACGTCTACAGCTCGGTGTGGTTCTCCGCGATCTACATCCTGCTCTTCGTCTCCCTCATCGGCTGCATCGTCCCGCGCACCTGGCAGTTCGTCGGCCAGCTCCGCGGCCGCCCGCCGCGCGCCCCGCGCCGCCTGGACCGGCTCCCGGCCTACGCGACCTGGCGTACCGAGGCCGGCCCCGACGAGGTGCGCGAGGTGGCGCTCGGGCTGCTCAGGAAGCGCCGCTTCCGGGTGGACCGCTCGGGCGACGCGGTCAGCGCCGAGAAGGGCTTCCTGCGGGAGGCGGGGAACCTGGTCTTCCACGTCGCGCTCATCGTCATCCTGGTGGCCTTCGGCGTCGGGCAGCTCTACAAGTACGAGGGCGGCAAGCTCATCGTGCAGGGCGACGGTTTCTCCAACACGCTGACGCAGTTCGACGACTTCAAGCCCGGCAGCCTCTTCGACACCGAGGACCTGCCGCCGTTCAGCTTCACGCTGGACAAGTTCAGCGGCACCTACGAGGAGACCGGGCCGCAGCGCGGCACCCCGCGCACCTTCGAGGCGGACGTCACGTACACCGAGTCGCCGGACGCCGAGCCGAGGAAGCGGACCATCGAGGTGAACCGGCCGCTGGAGGTCGACGGCTCCAAGGTCTACCTGATCAGCCACGGCTACGCCCCGGTCGTCACCGTCCGCGACGGGCGCGGCGAGGTCGCCTACAAGGGCCCCGTCCCGCTGCTGCCGATCGACGCCAACTTCACCTCCACCGGCGCCATCAAGGTGCTCGACGGCTACCGCGACAAGGACGGGAAGAAGACCCAGCTCGGCTTCAACGCGTTCTTCGTGCCGACCTTCGCCGGTGAGGGCAAGGGCGAGATGTTCTCGCAGTTCCCCGCGCTGAACTTCCCCGTGCTCGCGCTCTCCGCGTACCACGGCAGCCTCGGCGTCGACTCCGGGCTGCCGCAGAACGTCTACCAGCTCGACACCAGCAAGATGACCGAGTTCGAGGACGAGAACGGGGAGCTGCTCAAGCAGCGCATGCTGCCCGGCGAGACCATGGAACTGCCCGACGGGATGGGCTCGATCACCTTCGAGAAGGAGATCGAGGAGTGGGCCAGCTTCCAGGTGTCGCGTCAGCCCGGCAGCGGCCTGGCGCTCACCGGGGCCGTCGCCGCCATCGCGGGCCTGGCAGGCTCCCTGTTCATCCAGCGGCGCCGGGTGTGGGTCCGGGCCGTGCGGGGCGACGACGGGGTGACCGTCGTCGAGATGGCCGGACTCGGCCGCAGTGAATCCGCGAAGCTTCCCGAGGAACTGGCCGAGCTGGCCGGAGACCTCCACGACCGGGCACCCACCGCGGCCCGGCCCGCCGCATCCGCCGCCGACCCCGAACCCGAGGCCGTTCCTTCCGAAGGGGCAGAGAAGTGA
- the ccsB gene encoding c-type cytochrome biogenesis protein CcsB, with protein sequence MNLAVAANESLAQYSNWLVYSSMAVYTLAFFGHIAEWVLGGRSKVGRTAAALGGEQGEKAAAPGVTVRQNGSTAVLDRPKVVTRSAAGARDVPDGPGAAGHDAQGDVYGRIAISLTVLAFVLEAAGVVARALSVQRAPWGNMYEFSITFTTVAVGTYLGFLFAGKKIRWVGLPLVTTVLLDLGLATTVLYTDSDQLAPALDSYWLWIHVSTAIFCGAVFYLGAVGTLGYLLKDFYEAKVARGERTSSLRSSIMERLPAASTLDKFAYRVNAAVFPLWTFTIIAGAIWAGDAWGRYWGWDPKEVWSFITWVAYACYLHARATAGWKGRKAAALALVAFGCWLFNYYGVNIFVTGKHSYAGV encoded by the coding sequence GTGAATCTCGCCGTCGCCGCCAACGAGAGCCTGGCCCAGTACAGCAACTGGCTGGTCTACTCCTCGATGGCCGTCTACACCCTGGCCTTCTTCGGCCACATCGCCGAGTGGGTGCTCGGCGGGCGGAGCAAGGTCGGCCGTACCGCCGCCGCGCTCGGCGGTGAGCAGGGCGAGAAGGCCGCCGCGCCGGGCGTGACCGTCCGCCAGAACGGCTCGACCGCCGTCCTGGACCGGCCGAAGGTCGTCACCCGCTCGGCCGCCGGCGCCCGGGACGTGCCCGACGGCCCCGGCGCCGCCGGGCACGACGCGCAGGGCGACGTCTACGGCCGTATCGCGATCTCGCTCACGGTCCTCGCCTTCGTCCTGGAGGCGGCGGGCGTCGTCGCCCGCGCCCTGTCGGTGCAGCGCGCGCCCTGGGGCAACATGTACGAGTTCTCCATCACCTTCACCACGGTGGCGGTCGGCACGTACCTCGGCTTCCTCTTCGCGGGCAAGAAGATCCGCTGGGTCGGCCTGCCCCTGGTCACCACGGTCCTGCTCGACCTGGGCCTGGCCACCACCGTCCTCTACACCGACAGCGACCAGCTCGCCCCCGCCCTCGACTCGTACTGGCTGTGGATCCACGTCTCCACCGCCATCTTCTGCGGTGCCGTCTTCTACCTCGGCGCCGTCGGCACCCTCGGCTACCTGCTGAAGGACTTCTACGAGGCGAAGGTCGCCCGGGGCGAGCGGACCAGCTCGCTGCGCTCCTCGATCATGGAGCGGCTGCCCGCCGCCTCGACCCTCGACAAGTTCGCCTACCGGGTCAACGCCGCGGTCTTCCCGCTGTGGACCTTCACGATCATCGCGGGCGCCATCTGGGCGGGCGACGCCTGGGGCCGGTACTGGGGCTGGGACCCCAAGGAGGTCTGGTCCTTCATCACCTGGGTGGCCTACGCCTGCTACCTGCACGCCCGCGCCACCGCCGGCTGGAAGGGCCGCAAGGCCGCCGCCCTGGCGCTGGTCGCCTTCGGCTGCTGGCTCTTCAACTACTACGGCGTCAACATCTTCGTCACCGGCAAGCACTCCTACGCCGGGGTCTGA
- a CDS encoding SRPBCC domain-containing protein has translation MTDSTVRPGAGHAWGHYQTLRFLLTLPHPVDHVWQAVATPEGLPGWLAAAEVLEPRLGGAVTLRCLTGCGPEQDAAVVTGHITAWDVWRVAEYTVAPYHGRVRFHLEPAGPESTTLRFTNEFKGGAAMRLDALAGWHQHFEYLLEALDGRAPDRSTWTLDRWRHLRDAYAAG, from the coding sequence ATGACCGACAGCACCGTCCGCCCCGGCGCGGGCCACGCCTGGGGGCACTACCAGACGCTCCGCTTCCTGCTGACCCTCCCGCACCCCGTGGACCACGTCTGGCAGGCGGTCGCCACGCCGGAGGGGCTGCCGGGATGGCTGGCCGCCGCCGAGGTGCTGGAGCCGCGTCTCGGCGGTGCGGTCACCCTGCGCTGCCTGACGGGGTGCGGCCCGGAGCAGGACGCCGCCGTGGTCACCGGACACATCACCGCCTGGGACGTGTGGCGGGTCGCCGAGTACACCGTCGCCCCGTACCACGGCCGGGTCCGCTTCCACCTCGAACCGGCGGGCCCCGAGAGCACCACCCTGCGCTTCACCAACGAGTTCAAGGGCGGCGCCGCCATGCGGCTGGACGCCCTGGCCGGGTGGCACCAGCACTTCGAGTACCTCCTGGAGGCCCTCGACGGCCGCGCCCCCGACCGGTCCACCTGGACCCTGGACCGCTGGCGGCACCTGCGCGACGCCTACGCGGCCGGCTGA
- a CDS encoding PLD nuclease N-terminal domain-containing protein, with translation MLRVLMILVPLALSIYAFIDCITTDEKDIRHIPKPLWAILVLLFPLVGSVSWLIVGKDRAAAGPGPLAGRRSGGGWVAPDDNPDFLKSLNDDTKDSGAAPDDAAFREGWEADLRRREEELKRREGKGEQQPKDPDEEK, from the coding sequence ATGCTCCGGGTGCTGATGATCCTTGTGCCTCTGGCACTGAGCATCTACGCGTTCATCGACTGCATCACCACCGACGAGAAGGACATCCGGCACATCCCGAAGCCCCTGTGGGCCATCCTCGTGCTGCTCTTCCCCCTGGTGGGCTCCGTCTCCTGGCTGATCGTCGGCAAGGACCGCGCCGCGGCGGGCCCCGGGCCGCTGGCCGGGCGCCGCTCGGGCGGCGGCTGGGTCGCCCCGGACGACAACCCGGACTTCCTCAAGTCGCTGAACGACGACACGAAGGACTCCGGCGCGGCCCCGGACGACGCCGCCTTCCGTGAGGGCTGGGAGGCCGACCTGCGCCGCCGCGAGGAGGAGCTGAAGCGCCGCGAGGGCAAGGGCGAGCAGCAGCCGAAGGACCCGGACGAGGAGAAGTAG
- a CDS encoding menaquinone biosynthesis decarboxylase, giving the protein MAYDDLRSLLRALERDGDLKRIKAEVDPHLEIGEIVDRVNKAGGPALLFENVKGSDMPLAMNVFGTDRRLLKSLGLTSYDQITEKIGSLLKPELPQGFMGMRDALGKLGSVAHIPPKKVKDAPVQEVVLQGDQVDLERLPALFTWPEDGGSFFNLGLTHTKSPENGMRNLGLYRLQRHDKRTIGMHWQIHKNSHNHYQLAAKRGERLPVAIAFGCPPAVTYASTAPLPGDMDEYLFAGFLQGKRVEMVDCKTVPLQVPAQAEVVLEGWLEPGEMLPEGPFGDHTGFYTPQEPFPALTIDCVTMRRRPLLQSIVVGRPPTEDGPLGRATERFFLPLLKIIIPDIVDYHLPEAGGFHNCAIVSIDKKYPKHAQKVMHAIWGAHMMSLTKLIIVVDADCDVHDLHEVAWRALGNTDYARDLTVVEGPVDHLDHSSYQQFWGGKAGIDATRKLPEEGYTRDGGWPEMVVSDPGTAALVDKRWKEYGL; this is encoded by the coding sequence ATGGCTTACGACGATCTTCGCTCGCTGCTCCGCGCGCTGGAGCGCGATGGCGACCTCAAGCGCATCAAGGCCGAAGTCGATCCGCACCTGGAGATCGGGGAGATCGTCGACCGCGTCAACAAGGCCGGCGGACCGGCGCTGCTCTTCGAGAACGTCAAGGGCTCCGACATGCCGCTGGCGATGAACGTCTTCGGCACCGACCGGCGGCTGCTGAAGTCGCTCGGGCTCACCTCGTACGACCAGATCACCGAGAAGATCGGCTCGCTGCTCAAGCCGGAGCTGCCGCAGGGCTTCATGGGGATGCGCGACGCCCTCGGCAAGCTCGGGTCGGTGGCGCACATCCCGCCGAAGAAGGTCAAGGACGCGCCCGTCCAGGAGGTGGTGCTCCAGGGCGACCAGGTCGACCTGGAGCGGCTGCCGGCCCTGTTCACCTGGCCGGAGGACGGCGGCTCCTTCTTCAACCTGGGCCTGACCCACACCAAGAGCCCCGAGAACGGCATGCGCAACCTCGGGCTCTACCGCCTCCAGCGCCACGACAAGCGCACCATCGGCATGCACTGGCAGATCCACAAGAACAGCCACAACCACTACCAGCTCGCCGCCAAGCGCGGGGAGCGGCTGCCGGTCGCCATCGCCTTCGGCTGCCCGCCCGCCGTCACCTACGCCTCCACCGCGCCGCTCCCCGGCGACATGGACGAGTACCTGTTCGCCGGGTTCCTCCAGGGCAAGCGGGTCGAGATGGTCGACTGCAAGACGGTGCCGCTCCAGGTCCCGGCCCAGGCCGAGGTGGTCCTGGAGGGCTGGCTGGAGCCGGGCGAGATGCTGCCGGAGGGGCCGTTCGGCGACCACACCGGCTTCTACACGCCGCAGGAGCCGTTCCCCGCGCTGACCATCGACTGCGTGACGATGCGCCGCCGTCCGCTGCTCCAGTCGATCGTGGTGGGCCGGCCGCCGACCGAGGACGGGCCGCTGGGCCGCGCCACCGAGCGGTTCTTCCTGCCGCTGCTGAAGATCATCATCCCGGACATCGTGGACTACCACCTGCCCGAGGCGGGCGGCTTCCACAACTGCGCGATCGTCTCGATCGACAAGAAGTACCCGAAGCACGCGCAGAAGGTCATGCACGCCATCTGGGGCGCGCACATGATGTCGCTGACCAAGCTGATCATCGTGGTCGACGCCGACTGCGACGTGCACGACCTGCACGAGGTCGCCTGGCGGGCGCTGGGCAACACCGACTACGCCCGCGACCTGACCGTCGTGGAGGGCCCCGTCGACCACCTCGACCACTCCTCCTACCAGCAGTTCTGGGGCGGCAAGGCCGGGATCGACGCGACGCGGAAGCTCCCCGAGGAGGGGTACACCCGTGACGGCGGCTGGCCGGAGATGGTCGTCTCCGACCCCGGCACCGCCGCGCTCGTGGACAAGCGGTGGAAGGAGTACGGGCTGTGA